From a single Hymenobacter sp. YIM 151500-1 genomic region:
- the dnaX gene encoding DNA polymerase III subunit gamma/tau encodes MENFVVSARKYRPATFRSVVGQQHVTTTLQNAIASQHLAQAFLFCGPRGVGKTTCARILAKTINCEFIEEHVRRGRPVSELVRQQPAIVPDALLKAADPDNTPFELEACGKCASCRAFQESASFNVHELDAASNNSVEDIRSLVEQVRYAPQQGRFKVYIIDEVHMLSNAAFNAFLKTLEEPPSYAIFILATTERHKIIPTILSRCQIFDFNRIRVEDIRGHLRHVAQQEHIEAEDDALHLLAQKADGGLRDALSMFDQMVTFSGHHLRYQDVVQNLHILDYEYYFRLVDALLTENLSGTLLLLDEVMQNGFDLHNFVVGAAEHLRGLLVCKDPVTVQLLEVSEGIRSRYVQQAQAAPLPWVLSALNLVSLCDREFKQAKNQRLHVELALMKLAYLNSAVQFARDLTAGTAPASNGEAKKKSSVALPAATPPAPASPASTGQLVADGTAEVAAPYGAPNGKAPLNGTPASPQVPVVNPQPVHAPADPEPVVPVDSGVEELHDTPSIEDEAATEVPPTRLVRDTVPHVEIGKPSVAGHEPGHLPVTAASLPPPRPGLPTGKPLGLGNKLPGLGSLKEMKAQLAQQAAADKAVTEAEPTAPVAGLAPVDDARLQQVWNELKEERKQHSMSEYSVLNRPVQANEQHVILLRVDNPVQEDQFNEFRADFLAQLRQRTGYPRLNVQVEVAAQQNTGRKLYTSSDKLEYLMEKYPMLTAMKQRLGLDADF; translated from the coding sequence ATGGAGAATTTCGTTGTATCCGCCCGCAAGTACCGCCCGGCCACGTTCAGAAGCGTGGTGGGGCAGCAGCACGTTACTACCACCCTGCAAAACGCCATTGCCTCCCAGCACCTGGCCCAGGCGTTTCTGTTTTGCGGGCCGCGGGGCGTGGGCAAAACCACCTGCGCCCGGATTCTGGCCAAAACCATCAACTGCGAGTTTATCGAGGAGCACGTGCGCCGGGGCCGCCCGGTGTCGGAGCTGGTGCGGCAGCAGCCCGCCATCGTGCCCGACGCCCTGCTGAAGGCTGCGGACCCCGACAACACGCCCTTTGAGCTAGAGGCGTGCGGTAAGTGCGCCTCGTGCCGGGCGTTTCAGGAAAGCGCCTCGTTCAACGTGCACGAGCTGGACGCGGCTTCCAACAACTCCGTGGAGGACATCCGCAGCCTGGTGGAGCAGGTGCGCTACGCCCCGCAGCAGGGCCGCTTCAAGGTCTACATCATCGACGAGGTGCACATGCTCTCGAATGCGGCCTTCAATGCCTTTCTGAAGACCTTGGAAGAGCCGCCAAGCTACGCCATCTTCATCCTGGCCACCACCGAGCGGCACAAGATTATTCCTACCATTCTGTCGCGCTGCCAGATTTTCGACTTCAACCGGATTCGGGTCGAGGACATCCGCGGGCACCTGCGCCACGTGGCCCAGCAGGAGCACATCGAGGCCGAAGACGACGCCCTGCACCTGCTGGCCCAAAAAGCCGACGGCGGCCTGCGCGACGCCCTGAGCATGTTCGACCAGATGGTGACGTTCTCGGGCCACCACCTGCGCTACCAGGACGTGGTGCAAAACCTGCACATCCTCGACTACGAGTACTATTTCCGGCTGGTCGATGCCCTGCTGACGGAGAACTTGTCGGGCACGCTGCTGCTGCTGGACGAGGTGATGCAGAACGGCTTCGACCTGCACAACTTTGTGGTGGGCGCGGCCGAGCACCTGCGCGGGCTGCTGGTGTGCAAAGACCCCGTAACGGTGCAGCTGCTGGAAGTGTCGGAGGGCATCCGGAGCCGCTACGTGCAGCAGGCCCAGGCCGCGCCCCTACCCTGGGTGCTGTCGGCGCTGAACCTGGTGAGTTTGTGCGACCGGGAGTTCAAGCAGGCCAAAAACCAGCGCCTGCACGTGGAGCTGGCCCTGATGAAGCTGGCCTACCTGAACAGCGCCGTGCAGTTTGCCCGCGACCTGACTGCCGGCACCGCCCCCGCTTCCAACGGCGAGGCGAAAAAAAAAAGTAGCGTAGCTCTCCCTGCCGCTACTCCTCCTGCCCCCGCTTCGCCGGCTTCTACCGGCCAGCTCGTCGCCGACGGCACCGCGGAAGTGGCCGCTCCGTACGGCGCCCCGAATGGAAAAGCGCCGCTGAACGGCACGCCAGCCAGCCCTCAAGTACCAGTCGTCAACCCTCAGCCCGTCCACGCCCCCGCCGACCCCGAGCCGGTGGTGCCGGTGGACAGCGGCGTGGAGGAGCTGCACGACACGCCCAGCATCGAGGACGAAGCGGCTACTGAGGTACCGCCTACCCGGCTCGTGCGCGACACCGTGCCACACGTGGAGATTGGCAAGCCCAGCGTGGCCGGGCACGAGCCGGGCCACCTGCCCGTAACGGCCGCCTCGCTGCCCCCGCCCCGCCCCGGCCTGCCCACGGGCAAGCCGCTGGGCCTGGGCAACAAGCTGCCCGGCCTGGGCAGCCTCAAGGAAATGAAGGCCCAGCTGGCTCAGCAGGCCGCAGCCGACAAGGCCGTGACCGAAGCTGAGCCCACGGCCCCCGTTGCCGGCCTGGCACCCGTGGACGACGCCCGCCTACAGCAGGTGTGGAACGAGCTGAAGGAGGAGCGTAAGCAGCACAGCATGAGCGAGTACAGCGTGCTGAACCGCCCCGTGCAGGCCAACGAGCAGCACGTGATTCTGCTGCGCGTCGACAACCCCGTGCAGGAAGACCAGTTCAACGAGTTTCGGGCCGACTTTCTGGCCCAGCTGCGCCAGCGCACCGGCTACCCCCGCCTCAACGTGCAGGTAGAGGTAGCCGCCCAGCAGAACACCGGCCGCAAGCTCTACACCTCCTCCGACAAGCTGGAGTACCTGATGGAGAAATACCCCATGCTCACGGCCATGAAGCAGCGCCTGGGCCTGGACGCTGATTTCTAA
- a CDS encoding CHAP domain-containing protein produces the protein MFACTFPTNCVKHARAVRAALRVNPTLPPGLFSLENKKNIIDESRPRPRVGSVAVMHNSVVPSDGHVAVVYKIQGDTVYLAEANYGGKMCRTDRKMAYNSKEIYGYFY, from the coding sequence ATGTTCGCTTGCACCTTCCCTACCAACTGCGTGAAGCACGCCCGCGCCGTACGGGCCGCCCTGCGCGTGAATCCCACGCTTCCGCCCGGCCTGTTCTCCCTCGAAAACAAAAAGAACATCATCGACGAGTCGCGCCCCCGGCCACGGGTGGGCAGCGTAGCCGTCATGCACAACTCCGTAGTGCCTAGCGACGGGCACGTGGCTGTGGTCTATAAGATTCAGGGTGACACGGTATACTTGGCTGAGGCTAACTACGGTGGCAAAATGTGCCGCACCGACCGCAAAATGGCGTATAACAGCAAAGAAATTTACGGCTACTTCTACTAG
- a CDS encoding prolyl oligopeptidase family serine peptidase, whose product MKTACLLTGLLASVAALAQPSPPAAPSVPATDTYFGIKVEDPYRNLENLQDPAVLAWMKAQSDHARRTLDAIPGRQALIDKMVEFDKRKASRVTDLKVADNDRYFYLKSRPQDQQPKLYCRDGYQGQEVLLFDPETFEKGTVFNINGFAPSYDGSKVSFGISEKGSELGRTLILDVKTRKLYPEQLQRNRGGGEWLPDNQSLVYVPFNSDDVKDMAARQNLQCRLHRVGTPQSQDQVLLSAQLYPKLGIRPSDWPYAVIDRDTRLAYGFMYSVDRYLHGYYAPAAALSKPNVPWQPLFKPADEVTNFVTDDQYIYFVTSKNTPRQKIMRMPAARPSVAAAQVLVPESPDEAINDEQLKTTKDGLYFVRVKNGVQAKLYFVPKNSGTVQELKLPQAAGRIELVSKNVQSSDLWATMGGWTMDRKRYRYNVASRQFTPEPLSSEAQYPEFADLVVEEIMVPSHDGVLVPLSIVYKKGLKRDGTAPTLMVGYGAYSISMSPTFMPPYLLWTQQGGILACPHVRGGGELGEAWHKAGQKTTKPNTWKDLIACAEYLTKNNYTAPSKIAINGGSAGGILIGRAMTERPDLFAVAMPEVGCMNAVRMENSPNGPVNTPEFGTMAKEDEAKALLEMDAYHHLKPGTQYPATLVTAGMNDPRVIAWQPAKFAARLQASHTGSKPVLFFTDYDAGHGMGDSRLKQFEGIADLVAFGLWQTGAPAFQPKTAAVK is encoded by the coding sequence ATGAAAACAGCTTGCTTGCTGACCGGTTTGCTGGCCTCCGTAGCCGCCCTGGCTCAACCCTCGCCGCCGGCCGCCCCGTCGGTGCCGGCCACCGACACCTACTTCGGCATCAAAGTCGAGGACCCCTACCGCAACCTGGAAAACCTCCAGGACCCGGCCGTGCTGGCGTGGATGAAGGCCCAGAGCGACCATGCCCGCCGCACCCTCGATGCCATTCCGGGCCGCCAGGCGCTGATTGATAAGATGGTGGAGTTCGACAAGCGCAAAGCCTCGCGGGTAACCGACCTGAAAGTGGCCGACAACGACCGGTACTTCTACCTTAAGTCCAGGCCTCAGGACCAGCAGCCCAAGCTGTATTGCCGCGACGGGTACCAGGGCCAGGAAGTGCTGCTTTTCGACCCGGAAACCTTTGAAAAGGGCACCGTATTCAACATCAACGGCTTCGCACCCAGCTACGATGGGTCCAAGGTATCGTTTGGTATCAGCGAGAAGGGCTCGGAGCTGGGCCGCACGCTCATTCTGGACGTGAAAACCAGGAAGCTATACCCCGAGCAGCTCCAGCGCAACCGGGGCGGCGGCGAGTGGCTGCCCGACAATCAAAGTCTGGTGTACGTGCCCTTCAACAGCGACGACGTGAAGGACATGGCCGCCCGCCAGAACTTGCAGTGCCGCCTGCACCGCGTGGGCACCCCGCAGAGCCAGGACCAAGTGCTGCTGTCGGCTCAGCTCTACCCCAAGCTGGGCATCCGGCCCTCCGATTGGCCCTATGCCGTCATCGACCGTGACACCCGGCTGGCTTACGGCTTTATGTACTCCGTGGACCGCTACCTGCACGGCTACTACGCGCCCGCCGCGGCCCTGAGCAAGCCCAACGTGCCCTGGCAACCGCTGTTCAAGCCTGCCGACGAAGTCACCAACTTCGTGACGGATGACCAGTACATCTACTTTGTCACGTCCAAAAACACGCCGCGCCAGAAGATTATGCGCATGCCCGCCGCCCGGCCCAGCGTGGCTGCGGCCCAAGTGCTGGTGCCCGAAAGCCCCGACGAGGCCATCAACGACGAGCAGCTGAAAACCACCAAGGATGGCCTCTACTTCGTGCGGGTGAAAAATGGGGTGCAGGCCAAGCTCTACTTCGTGCCCAAGAACTCCGGCACGGTGCAAGAGCTGAAGCTGCCGCAAGCTGCCGGCCGCATCGAGCTGGTCAGCAAAAACGTGCAGTCGTCGGACCTATGGGCCACGATGGGCGGCTGGACCATGGACCGCAAACGCTACCGTTATAACGTGGCCAGCAGGCAGTTCACTCCGGAGCCGCTTTCGTCGGAAGCGCAGTATCCGGAATTTGCTGATTTGGTGGTAGAAGAGATTATGGTGCCCTCGCACGATGGCGTGCTGGTGCCGCTATCCATCGTGTATAAGAAAGGCCTGAAGCGCGACGGCACCGCGCCCACGCTCATGGTAGGCTACGGAGCCTATTCCATTTCGATGAGCCCCACGTTTATGCCGCCTTACCTGCTCTGGACCCAGCAGGGTGGCATTCTGGCCTGCCCGCACGTGCGCGGGGGCGGCGAGCTGGGTGAGGCCTGGCACAAAGCCGGTCAGAAAACCACCAAACCCAACACCTGGAAAGACCTGATTGCCTGCGCTGAATACCTCACTAAAAACAATTACACTGCTCCCAGCAAGATTGCCATCAACGGCGGCAGCGCCGGCGGCATCCTCATCGGCCGGGCCATGACCGAACGGCCCGACCTGTTTGCCGTGGCTATGCCGGAAGTGGGTTGTATGAACGCCGTGCGTATGGAAAACTCGCCCAACGGACCGGTCAATACGCCCGAGTTCGGCACCATGGCCAAGGAAGACGAAGCCAAGGCCCTGCTCGAAATGGATGCCTACCACCACCTGAAGCCCGGCACCCAGTACCCGGCCACGCTCGTGACGGCCGGCATGAACGACCCGCGCGTTATTGCCTGGCAGCCAGCCAAGTTTGCCGCCCGCCTGCAAGCCAGCCACACCGGCAGCAAGCCCGTTCTCTTCTTCACCGACTACGACGCCGGCCACGGCATGGGCGACTCGCGCCTCAAGCAGTTTGAAGGCATTGCCGACCTCGTGGCCTTCGGGCTGTGGCAAACGGGCGCCCCGGCGTTTCAGCCGAAAACCGCGGCGGTGAAGTAG
- the icd gene encoding NADP-dependent isocitrate dehydrogenase has protein sequence MAEQKITIKNGKLNVPDQPTIPFIEGDGTGPDIWAASVKVFDAAVAKAYGGSRKLVWKEVMAGEKSFKQTGNWLPNETLDAFRDYLVGIKGPLTTPVGGGIRSLNVALRQELDLYACVRPVRWFDGVPSPVKHPELTDMVIFRENTEDIYAGIEYMNGTPQAQKMLEFLQDEMGVKKIRFPESSSFGIKPVSKEGTERLVRAAIEYAISHKKPSVTIVHKGNIMKFTEGAFKTWGYELAEKEFGDKVYTWAQYDRVAAKQGQEVADAHQKAAQEAGKIIIKDSIADAFLQQILLRPADYSVIATLNLNGDYISDALAAIVGGIGIAPGANINYLTGHAIFEATHGTAPKYAGQDKVNPGSVILSGALMLEHLGWQEAADLIYKGLEAAISNKRVTYDFERLMEGATLLKCSEFGEEIVKNM, from the coding sequence ATGGCAGAACAGAAAATCACCATTAAAAACGGCAAGCTGAATGTGCCCGACCAACCCACCATCCCGTTCATCGAAGGCGACGGCACGGGGCCGGATATCTGGGCGGCTTCCGTGAAAGTGTTTGATGCGGCAGTGGCAAAAGCCTACGGCGGCTCGCGCAAGCTCGTGTGGAAAGAGGTGATGGCCGGCGAAAAATCGTTCAAGCAAACCGGCAACTGGCTGCCCAACGAAACCCTCGACGCCTTCCGCGACTACCTGGTGGGCATCAAAGGCCCCCTCACGACGCCCGTGGGCGGCGGCATTCGCTCCCTCAACGTGGCCCTGCGCCAGGAGCTGGACCTCTACGCCTGCGTGCGCCCCGTGCGCTGGTTTGATGGCGTGCCCTCGCCCGTGAAGCACCCCGAACTGACCGACATGGTTATCTTCCGCGAAAACACCGAGGATATCTACGCCGGCATCGAATACATGAACGGCACGCCCCAGGCCCAGAAAATGCTGGAATTCCTGCAGGACGAGATGGGCGTGAAGAAAATTCGCTTCCCCGAAAGCTCTTCCTTCGGTATCAAGCCGGTGTCGAAAGAGGGCACCGAGCGACTGGTGCGCGCCGCCATCGAGTACGCCATTAGCCACAAGAAGCCCTCGGTGACCATCGTGCACAAGGGCAACATCATGAAGTTCACGGAAGGCGCATTCAAAACCTGGGGCTACGAGCTGGCCGAAAAGGAATTCGGCGACAAGGTGTACACCTGGGCTCAGTACGACCGGGTGGCCGCCAAGCAGGGCCAGGAAGTAGCTGACGCCCACCAGAAAGCCGCCCAGGAAGCCGGCAAGATCATCATCAAGGACAGCATTGCCGATGCCTTCTTGCAGCAGATTCTGCTCCGCCCCGCCGACTACTCCGTTATTGCAACCCTGAACCTGAACGGCGACTACATCTCCGACGCCCTGGCCGCCATCGTGGGCGGCATCGGCATTGCGCCGGGCGCCAACATCAACTACCTCACCGGCCACGCCATCTTTGAGGCCACCCACGGCACCGCACCCAAGTACGCCGGCCAGGACAAGGTAAACCCCGGCTCGGTTATTCTCTCCGGCGCCCTCATGCTGGAGCACCTGGGCTGGCAGGAAGCCGCCGACCTCATCTACAAAGGCCTCGAAGCCGCCATCAGCAACAAGCGCGTCACCTACGACTTCGAGCGCCTGATGGAAGGCGCCACCCTGCTCAAATGCAGCGAATTCGGCGAGGAGATTGTGAAGAATATGTAG
- a CDS encoding type II toxin-antitoxin system HigB family toxin — protein MVIIKLQPLREFIQLHPDARPSLSQWIKTVEQADWGTPNELKAVYPSASLVANDRVVFNIGGNKYRLVVLVIYGIRTVFIRFIGTHSAYDQLDVSTV, from the coding sequence ATGGTCATTATTAAGCTTCAGCCCTTGCGTGAGTTTATACAGTTACACCCGGATGCCCGACCCAGCTTGAGCCAATGGATAAAGACGGTTGAGCAAGCCGATTGGGGAACACCAAATGAGTTGAAAGCTGTTTATCCATCAGCGTCACTGGTCGCAAATGATCGGGTGGTGTTTAATATTGGTGGCAACAAGTATCGTTTAGTGGTTCTTGTAATCTACGGCATTCGCACGGTGTTCATTCGGTTTATTGGCACGCACAGCGCCTATGACCAGCTTGACGTTTCAACTGTTTAA
- a CDS encoding M16 family metallopeptidase, whose protein sequence is MKKPFLLLIPALATLGLTQCQTGKPAASATAPPAPAAATTAPAPQKEYRYQTVEGDPLKARIYTLANGLTVYLSDYKDAPRIQTYLAVRAGSKNDPHDATGLAHYLEHMVFKGTSRLGTQNWAAEKAELDKIEALYEQYRSQRNDPAARKRTYHQIDSISSVAAKYAVANEYDKVMGAIGSKGSNAYTSVEQTVYQEDIPSNQLEKWAAVQAERLGEMVPRLFHTELEAVYEEKNRTLDNDFSKEFQALNRSLYPRHEYGTQTTIGTIEHLQNPSITEIKKYFGQYYVPNNVALCLSGDLDYDQTIRLIDRYFGQLPTKPVPAYAPAQEAPLTAPVKTEILGPDAENVMLGFRFPGTATREALVLRMIDKILTNGQAGLVDLNLNQQQKVLQAATFTDLNNDYSSHILYATPRQGQKLEEVRDLLLAQLNKVKQGDFPEWLIPAIINNEQLQRTRSYESNEARAGAFVAAFVARQSWKDYLKQIDDFSTVTKEEVMRVARQYYGPGYALVYKRTGKDPNSVKVVKPAITPVPVNREAASGFYKEVTSMPTPELQPVFVDYKKDIQEVKLTSGVPVYYTRNGENNLFSLYYVLDLGTNNDPRLGLATDYLQYLGTDKYTAAQLQQEFYKLGCSFSVQSGQDRTFVSLSGLDSNFEAALQLFESLLHAPKPDAAALKNMVAGVLKARQDAKLNKSVILSQALVNYAKHGAKNPFTTQLNEKELRALKPEQLTALIQKLPTYQHRVLYYGPRKADGLVSTLTTNHRTPAKLTPTPPVKEFAELPMTDRKVYWVDYNMVQAEILFLSKGPVYDKALVPTASLYNEYFGGSMGSIVFQELRESKALAYSASSRFANADKLGRSSYNLSYIGTQSDKLPEAMAGMSTLLNDMPVAEANLQIAKQSIRNSIATERITKSDILFSYERAKRLGLDYDLRRDVYEQTQNMSFDDLRKFQQARVKGQPQTILVIGSKDRLNFKELAKYGQVQQLTLKEIFGY, encoded by the coding sequence GTGAAAAAACCCTTTCTGCTTTTGATTCCGGCCCTGGCCACACTGGGTCTAACCCAATGCCAGACCGGTAAGCCGGCTGCCTCGGCAACTGCCCCTCCGGCCCCGGCTGCCGCTACTACCGCCCCGGCCCCGCAGAAAGAATACCGCTACCAGACCGTGGAGGGCGACCCGCTCAAGGCCCGCATCTACACCCTCGCCAACGGCCTGACCGTTTACTTGTCCGACTATAAAGACGCGCCTCGCATTCAGACTTACCTGGCCGTGCGGGCCGGCTCCAAAAACGACCCCCACGACGCTACCGGCCTGGCCCACTACCTGGAGCACATGGTGTTCAAGGGCACTTCCCGGCTGGGTACGCAGAACTGGGCGGCCGAAAAAGCCGAGCTGGACAAGATTGAGGCCCTGTACGAGCAGTACCGCAGCCAGCGCAACGACCCGGCTGCCCGCAAGCGCACCTACCACCAGATTGACTCGATTTCGAGCGTGGCGGCCAAGTACGCCGTGGCCAACGAGTACGACAAGGTAATGGGCGCCATCGGCTCCAAGGGCTCCAACGCCTACACCTCGGTGGAGCAGACGGTGTACCAGGAAGATATTCCGAGTAACCAGCTGGAAAAGTGGGCTGCCGTGCAGGCTGAGCGCCTGGGCGAGATGGTGCCCCGCCTGTTCCACACCGAGCTGGAAGCCGTGTACGAGGAGAAGAACCGCACCCTCGACAACGACTTCAGCAAGGAGTTTCAAGCCCTAAACCGCAGCCTCTACCCCAGGCACGAGTACGGCACCCAGACTACCATCGGGACGATTGAACACCTGCAAAACCCGTCCATCACCGAAATCAAGAAATACTTTGGGCAGTACTACGTACCCAACAACGTAGCCCTGTGCCTGAGCGGCGACCTGGACTACGACCAGACCATCCGGCTGATTGACCGGTACTTCGGGCAATTACCCACCAAGCCGGTGCCGGCCTACGCGCCCGCCCAGGAGGCCCCGCTCACGGCACCCGTGAAAACGGAAATCCTCGGGCCCGATGCCGAAAACGTGATGCTGGGCTTCCGCTTCCCCGGCACCGCTACGCGCGAGGCCCTGGTGCTGCGCATGATTGACAAGATTCTGACCAACGGGCAGGCCGGCCTCGTAGACCTCAACCTAAACCAGCAGCAGAAGGTGTTGCAGGCCGCCACGTTCACGGATCTTAACAACGACTATTCCAGCCACATCCTCTACGCCACCCCGCGCCAGGGCCAGAAGCTGGAAGAAGTGCGCGACCTGCTCCTGGCCCAGCTCAACAAGGTAAAGCAGGGCGACTTCCCGGAGTGGCTGATTCCGGCCATCATCAACAACGAGCAGCTCCAGCGCACCCGCAGCTACGAAAGCAACGAGGCCCGCGCCGGTGCCTTCGTAGCGGCTTTCGTGGCCCGCCAGTCTTGGAAAGACTACCTCAAGCAGATTGACGACTTCTCGACCGTCACCAAGGAAGAGGTGATGCGCGTGGCCCGGCAGTACTACGGCCCCGGCTACGCCCTGGTGTACAAGCGCACCGGCAAAGACCCCAACTCGGTGAAGGTGGTGAAACCCGCCATTACTCCCGTGCCCGTGAACCGGGAGGCCGCGTCGGGCTTCTACAAGGAAGTTACCAGTATGCCCACGCCGGAATTGCAGCCGGTGTTCGTAGACTACAAGAAGGATATTCAGGAGGTGAAGCTGACCTCGGGCGTGCCGGTGTACTATACCCGCAACGGGGAAAACAACCTGTTCAGCCTCTACTATGTGCTCGACCTGGGCACCAACAACGACCCCAGGCTGGGCCTGGCCACCGACTACCTCCAGTACCTGGGCACCGACAAGTACACTGCCGCCCAGCTTCAGCAGGAGTTCTACAAGCTGGGCTGCTCCTTCTCAGTGCAGAGCGGGCAGGACCGCACCTTCGTCAGCCTCTCCGGCCTCGACAGCAACTTCGAGGCGGCCCTCCAACTGTTTGAGAGCCTGCTCCACGCCCCCAAGCCCGATGCCGCCGCCCTCAAGAACATGGTGGCTGGGGTGCTGAAAGCCCGCCAGGATGCCAAGCTCAATAAGAGCGTTATTCTGAGCCAGGCTTTAGTGAACTACGCCAAGCACGGCGCCAAAAACCCTTTCACTACCCAGCTGAACGAGAAGGAGCTACGCGCCCTGAAACCCGAGCAGCTGACGGCCCTTATCCAGAAGCTGCCGACCTACCAGCACCGGGTGCTGTACTACGGCCCGCGCAAAGCTGATGGCCTTGTCAGTACGCTCACCACCAACCACCGCACGCCGGCCAAGCTCACCCCTACACCACCAGTGAAGGAGTTTGCCGAGCTGCCCATGACGGACCGGAAGGTGTACTGGGTGGACTACAACATGGTGCAGGCCGAAATCCTGTTCCTGAGCAAAGGCCCCGTCTACGACAAAGCCCTGGTGCCTACCGCCAGCCTCTACAACGAATACTTCGGGGGTAGTATGGGCAGCATCGTGTTTCAGGAGCTGCGCGAGTCCAAGGCCCTGGCCTACTCCGCGTCCTCGCGCTTCGCCAATGCCGACAAGCTCGGCCGTAGCTCCTACAACCTCTCCTACATCGGCACCCAGAGCGACAAGCTGCCCGAGGCCATGGCCGGCATGAGCACCCTGCTCAACGACATGCCCGTGGCCGAAGCCAACCTCCAGATTGCCAAGCAGAGCATCCGCAACAGCATTGCCACGGAGCGCATCACCAAGTCCGACATTCTCTTCAGCTACGAGCGCGCCAAGCGCCTCGGCCTCGACTACGACCTGCGCCGCGACGTGTACGAGCAAACCCAGAACATGAGCTTCGACGACTTGCGCAAGTTTCAGCAGGCCCGCGTCAAAGGTCAGCCCCAAACCATCCTCGTCATCGGCTCCAAAGACCGCCTCAACTTTAAGGAGCTGGCCAAATACGGCCAGGTCCAGCAACTCACACTGAAAGAGATTTTCGGCTATTAA